In Gimesia benthica, a single window of DNA contains:
- a CDS encoding response regulator yields the protein MTKRVLSVGQCMPDASALNRFLNTHFEVQIDESDVEQDTLEKLKTTAYDLVMINRKLDADYSDGIELMQTIKNTPDVKPCTLMLVSNFPEYQEQAVGVGAAYGIGKNEYHSPETVARLQPYLG from the coding sequence ATGACGAAACGAGTACTCAGTGTCGGGCAATGTATGCCGGATGCCAGTGCGTTAAACCGTTTTCTGAATACCCATTTTGAAGTCCAAATCGATGAGTCGGACGTGGAACAGGATACGCTCGAGAAGCTGAAAACCACCGCTTACGACCTGGTGATGATCAATCGCAAACTGGATGCGGACTACAGCGACGGTATCGAACTGATGCAGACCATCAAAAATACGCCCGATGTGAAGCCTTGTACGTTGATGCTGGTTTCCAACTTTCCGGAGTACCAGGAACAGGCGGTTGGAGTTGGTGCCGCGTACGGGATCGGTAAAAACGAATATCACAGCCCGGAAACCGTGGCCCGCCTGCAGCCTTACCTCGGCTGA
- a CDS encoding N-acyl-D-amino-acid deacylase family protein: MSSSDSSSTTPEFDVLIKGGTVIDGTRAPRVTADVGIKGDQIVALGDLSSAKGAFEIDATGKIVAPGFVDVHNHSDSWLLNTPNFLSKTSQGFTTEVIMADGISYAPVDRCTAADWIYYLQSLDGLYPEEYTGWESLEDYMNLLDGRNVQNVMTHIPYANLRSMHCGFGRQRVDDFQMKLICSEVRKGMEAGAVGISTGLDYVAQCFSPTDELVEACQAMAEYDGLYVSHIRYKKTLMPAIEELVEIGKRAGVKVHISHMKGQHPGQAEEALEYIDKVARHEVDISFDVYPYQPGSTMLHFLLPYEVFEEGPRKAVEKLKQPEMQQRFKYGLENYLLDISAIQIAWVLTEKNKQHQGKMLSQYVEETGLPKEEALIKLLIEEEMAVLLVFNMGDDRLVDPVLQHDLYMMGTDGIYMDGGVIHPRQFGSAARILGPCVRDHKLFSLEDAVYKLSGCAAQRFGMEKRSILKQGNYADIVVFDPETIKDNATYTDPQQYSTGMEYVLTNGVPIVHNNQPLDVKSETLPGRYVRYQPR, translated from the coding sequence ATGAGCAGCAGTGATTCTTCTTCCACGACCCCTGAATTTGATGTTCTGATTAAAGGCGGCACCGTCATCGACGGAACCCGCGCCCCGCGCGTGACTGCCGACGTCGGCATCAAGGGGGACCAGATCGTCGCCCTGGGAGACCTTTCCTCTGCGAAGGGGGCCTTTGAGATCGACGCGACAGGAAAAATCGTCGCCCCCGGCTTCGTGGATGTCCACAATCACTCCGACAGCTGGCTCCTGAATACGCCGAACTTCCTCTCCAAAACATCGCAGGGATTCACAACGGAAGTCATCATGGCCGATGGCATCTCGTATGCCCCTGTCGACCGCTGCACCGCAGCAGACTGGATCTACTATCTGCAGTCCCTCGACGGACTTTACCCCGAAGAATACACGGGCTGGGAATCCCTCGAAGATTACATGAATCTGCTCGACGGCAGAAACGTGCAGAATGTGATGACCCACATCCCGTATGCCAACCTGCGTTCCATGCACTGCGGATTCGGACGCCAGCGGGTCGACGACTTCCAGATGAAACTGATCTGCAGCGAAGTCCGCAAGGGAATGGAAGCGGGCGCCGTGGGGATCTCAACCGGTCTCGATTACGTCGCCCAGTGCTTCTCGCCGACCGACGAACTGGTCGAAGCCTGCCAGGCGATGGCCGAATATGACGGCCTGTATGTCTCGCACATCCGCTACAAGAAAACGCTGATGCCCGCGATCGAGGAACTCGTCGAAATCGGCAAGCGGGCCGGCGTCAAGGTACATATCTCTCACATGAAGGGACAGCATCCGGGGCAGGCCGAAGAGGCACTCGAATACATTGACAAAGTCGCCCGCCACGAGGTTGATATTTCGTTCGACGTCTATCCCTATCAGCCCGGCTCCACCATGCTGCACTTCCTGCTTCCCTATGAAGTCTTCGAAGAGGGCCCCCGCAAGGCAGTTGAAAAACTCAAGCAGCCCGAAATGCAGCAGCGGTTCAAATACGGACTGGAGAACTACCTGCTCGACATCTCGGCCATTCAGATCGCCTGGGTCCTGACCGAAAAGAACAAGCAGCACCAGGGCAAAATGCTCAGCCAGTACGTGGAAGAAACAGGACTTCCCAAAGAGGAAGCCCTGATCAAACTGCTCATCGAAGAAGAGATGGCTGTCCTGCTGGTCTTTAACATGGGCGATGACCGCCTGGTCGATCCCGTTCTGCAGCACGACCTGTATATGATGGGCACCGACGGCATCTACATGGACGGGGGCGTCATTCATCCCCGCCAGTTCGGTTCCGCCGCGCGAATCCTCGGCCCCTGTGTCAGGGACCACAAACTCTTCTCACTGGAAGATGCGGTTTATAAACTCTCCGGTTGTGCCGCCCAGCGGTTCGGTATGGAAAAACGCAGCATCCTCAAACAGGGCAACTACGCGGACATCGTCGTCTTCGATCCCGAAACCATTAAGGATAACGCGACCTACACAGATCCGCAGCAGTATTCCACCGGTATGGAATATGTTCTCACCAACGGCGTACCCATCGTACACAACAACCAGCCACTGGATGTTAAATCCGAAACACTCCCCGGACGCTACGTCCGCTATCAGCCGAGGTAA